A region from the Lysobacter sp. BMK333-48F3 genome encodes:
- a CDS encoding BON domain-containing protein yields the protein MKAIRTASFLLGLSLCAAAVAAPQSAGTAAAQDPATTAAGNESAQPVSDTWITTKVKTELLATKGVSGTDISVETVNGVVKLSGHVAGKAESDKAAAVARNVDGVKSVDTSALVAAKSGK from the coding sequence ATGAAAGCCATCCGCACCGCGAGTTTCCTGCTCGGCCTGAGCCTGTGCGCCGCGGCCGTCGCCGCGCCGCAATCGGCCGGTACCGCCGCTGCCCAAGACCCGGCCACCACCGCCGCCGGCAACGAGTCGGCGCAGCCGGTCAGCGACACCTGGATCACCACCAAGGTCAAGACCGAACTGTTGGCGACCAAGGGCGTGTCCGGCACCGACATCAGCGTCGAGACGGTCAACGGCGTGGTCAAGCTGTCCGGTCATGTGGCCGGCAAGGCCGAGTCCGACAAGGCGGCCGCGGTCGCGCGCAACGTCGACGGGGTCAAGAGCGTCGACACCAGCGCCCTGGTCGCGGCCAAGAGCGGCAAGTAA